CTGTAGAGTATACTCTGTAGATAAATACTCTTCAAGCTGGCTGGCTCTCGTCATGGAAATGCGAGAGACGCTGGCGCGTATCCTGAAGAAATATCGACAGGCTCAAGGCCTGTCGCAGGAGGAGCTCGGACATCGGGCTGAACTGGACCGCACCTACATCAGCTCGCTCGAACGCTGCGTTTATTCGGCCACGGTCGATGCCGTCGAGCGCCTCGCCGCTGCTCTCAACATCCCGGCGCTCGAGCTTCTGACGCCTTCGAACGAAAGTGCGGAGCCGAAGTCGTCGTCGTCTGCTTCCGGGGAAGGCGACGTCGCGATGTCGCCGGCCCCGTCTCGGAACGACGTAAAGCCGGTTCGAAAAGGCCGGCGGCCAGCGCAAATGCGTGCAGCCGTTGGAAAGACGCCAAGTCCGTAGTCGAGCGACCACGGAACGAGCAAGAGCGTCACATCGGCGAGAGCGCCGCTTCTGGTGATGTTAGCCGGGCGAGGTCCGCCAGAGGCGGCGGCCGCGTACGTCCGTCGACCGAAGCGCGCGACGACCCCGCAAGGGATGGCCGGGGACCTGCTCCTCAAAAAAGCGCTGTATTGCCGCCGCCCGTTTCGGTCGTGTAGTCGGCCTCCCGGTGCAGTATGAGCGCAGATATCGCGAAGCGTCTATGACGAACAGCACCGCGCGCCGGCCTCCGCGGCGCGCGGACCACTTTCGAGCGCCTCGACGAGCGTCGCGTCATTCTTCTGCAGCCACTCCGTAGCCTGTCGAAACGCGGTCGATCCCCACATCGCTTCGAGATCGCGATATTCCTGGGCATGACGCGGACTGAGAGAACACCAGTGCTCGAAAGCGGCCTGCATCGTCGCGTCGACCGGCTCGTTGCGCAAGCGGGCGAACCATTCGAGCGCCCCGTCGACGATCGGGTCGTCGTGGACGACGGTCGTCGCCATTGATGAAGATGGCTGCCTCATTAGATTTATTCCCGAATGTCAACGCGGCCGTCGCCCTTCGCGTCGCGCGCAACGGAGGAGAGCGACATGGGCGGCGTCGCCGATGTCTGGCGCAGAAACGATTCGAAATTCTGCGCACCGCAAAGCCGAGGAGAATGGATCGGACGGCGTATTGACGACCGCCCGACCCTTCGGGAGTCAAAAATTCGCTGTCACGGAAAAACGGAACGTTCGCGGCGCTCCGGGGGTGATATTATTGTTGCCATCCGCCGTGGCGATATAACGGTGGTCGAGCAGGTTCTCGACATTGAGCTGAGCTCTCCACTGTTCGTTCAAGTTGAAGTAGACTGCGGCGTCGACCCGCGTGAACCCTGGGATATTCACCATGTCGTCAGACGACGCGAAATAATCAGTGTAGTGGATCACTCCGACGCCAGCCCCCACATCGGCGTGAACTGATAGCGATTCCACAGCGAGAATGTGTTGTAAGGGACGAGCCCCACGCGGTTGCCCGCGACGATCGACGCCGACGTATTGCTCTTGATCTTGGCGTCGGTATGCGCATAGCCGCCCGAGATCTGCCAATCGTCAGTGACATAGCCGGTGAGGCCGACCTCGACCCCCCGCGTCTTCGTCGCGCCGCTGAGAATGAAAAATCCCGCATTGTTGGGGTCGGGCAAACGCTGGTTCGTGCGATCCAGATCGTAGAACGCCGTCGTGAACTGCAGCTTCGGCAGTATGTCCCACTTCAGGCCGACTTCCTTATTTTCGAATTTCTCGGGCGCGGCGACCGCGAGGCCGGGGGTCAATGCGCTGAACTGATCACCGGCGCTGGGCAGGTAGGACACGCTATAGCTTCCGTAAATCGATAGATTCTCCACTGGCTTCACGACGATTCCGCCGCGTGGAGAAACGAAATTGTCCGCTCTGGCCTGCACGACTCCCGTACGCCGATCACGGGATTGCAAATCGAAATGATCGAATCGAACGCCGCCGATCAGTTGGAGAAACGGGGTGATCTCCACCTGATCCTGAAGATAGGCGGCGCCGAGATCGAGCCCGTACGTATTATTGGCGCCCGATGCGATATTGCGGAATGTCACAGGCGCGTAGGTCACGGGGGCGAGCGGGGATACTGCGAGCGTCGTCTGCGCCGGATTGTAGTTGAAGTAGCCATCCTGCCGATAGCTCAAACCATTTTGATGGCCGACTTCGCCGCCCAGAACCACGGTATGCCGCGCTGGTCCGGTCTCGAACTTGTAGGTCAGATCCGTTTGATTGAAGATATTTTGGCGATCCGTCTCATTATTGTATGAGGTCAGATTCACCGACGTCCCGGCCACATTCACGGCGCCGCCCGGATAGATATTTTGATAGAACTTGTCGTAGTTCGCGAACTGCAACGAATTCTTGATCGACAGGCCCCCGCCGAAATCGTGATCGACGACGCCTGTGGCGATATGGACGTCGGCCACGGCATAGTTGAGATCCGGATTACCGAAATAGGTCGACCTCGAAGTCAGATAAGGATACTGCGGAAGCATGCCCCCCGGCCGCTGTTGGGACGGGATGCCCCGGTCGGTCACTCGCCAGTCGTGAAGGTATTCATAGCTCAACTTGATGGACGTGCTGTCCGTCGGGGCGAAAGTGATCGTCGGGTTGAAGGCATAGCGCTCCAGACGCACGAAGTCGCGGTAGCTTTCGGTATTCTCATAGAACGCGTTGAATCGCACGGCCACATTTTCATTCACGGCCTGGCCGACATCGACCGATGTCCTGAAACCTGGAAAAGAATTTCCACCGACGGTCACCTCCCTCACGGTCGCGCCATCTGCCTCCTTCAGAACACGATTGACGACGCCGCCGCCGCCGCCGCGTCCGAAGATCATCGCATTGGGTCCCTTGAGGACCTCCAATCGCTGAAGATTGTAGAAATCACGGAAATATTGCACGTCGTCGCGTATCCCGTTCACATAAAAATCGGCGTTGCTTCGCTGCCCTCTGATAATGAGGTCGTCGCGATGGGACTCGCCCTGATGTGGAATGAGCCCCGGCACGTAACGAATGGCTTGGCCGATCGAAGTCAAAGCTTGATCCTGGATGAATTGCTTCGTGATCACCGATACCGACTGGGGAACGTCGATGAGGGGCGTGCTGGTCTTTGTCGCGGTCGACAGGCTTCGCGTAATGTAGCCTTGCTGACCAGAGCGCGCGTCCTGATTGTTCGCTACGGGCGTCTGTCGAACCTGATTGCTCGCATTGTCTATGGTGATGGGCGGCAACTCCGTCGGGGCTGGACGACCCTCTTGCGCTGCGGCGGGACGAAAACTTTCCGAGACGGCGAAGCAGAGGATCGCGCTCGATGAAATCAGAAGCGTCGACCGCAGTCGTTGTTGGTTACTTTGGGCTATTTTCATAGAAGACATCCTGCACCCCATTCGAATTTCCGCGCCTCGGGTCGCTGCGGTTTCGCGCCCTCTTGGTTACGGAACGCTGTTATGCAGATGTCGTCAGAAAAATTAGGACACAGTTAGGTTCAGGCTGCAATCATTCTAAATTTGCTGCCGGAAAGGACCTGATATAATGCGTCGTCCGGCGGTCGAACAGCAGAAACATCGCGGGATCGTTTCAGCTTTCTGGATATCGAACGGCCGAGTGCCAGAGTTGCAAACCGATCGCGATTCTTATGGGAACGAAGGCCTTACATGCGCGCCCTGTTGATCGAAGACGATGAAATGTTTGGAAAGGCGTTGGTCCGAGGGCTGCGCGATAACGCCATGACCGTCGACTGGGTACGCAACGGGCGCGACGGGTATGCTGCGCTCGAGCAGGCCGAACACACGATCGTGCTGCTTGACATCGGACTGCCGGATATTTCAGGATTCGATGTTCTCAAGGCCGCACGCAAAGCTGGTGGATCGGTTCCCATATTGATCATCACCGCCCGCGACGGCGTGGAAAGCACGGTCGACGGCCTCGACCTCGGAGCGGATGATTATATCGTCAAGCCCTTTTCGTTGTGCGCGCTGCTGGCCAGGATCAGAGCCGTTCTCCGCCGCGTGAACGGGCAGGCGCATTCGCTGTTGGTGAGCAATGAGATCATTCTCGATCCGTCCACGCGCGTTGCGATATTTCGTGGCGTCAAGGGCGTTCTCACAGCGCGCGAGTACTCGCTCCTATATACGCTGATGAAACGACCAGGCGCTATTTTGTCGCGCAGCCAGATCGAAGAGCGAATCTATGGATGGGGGGAAGAGGTTCAGAGCAATGCAGTCGATGTTCTGATCCACGTCCTTCGCAAGAAATTCGGCAAAGACATCATACGAAATGTCTACGGCGCGGGCTGGATGGTAACGAAGGACGGCCCATGAGCTCTGTTCGTCGAACCCTGATCGTCAGGATGACGCTGCTTCTCACGATCGTCAGTCTTGCCACGGCGTCGACCTCCTATGTCCTGGCCAAGGGCGAGGCCAACAAGTTTCTGGACGCGCAGCTGGCCGAGGTCGCGATGAATGCGGGCCCAGGGCTGAAAGAAGAGGTGAGGCGCAGACATGATCACGAACTGGAGGACAGGCTCGTCGTGCAGATCTGGGAACGCTCGGGGACGCTGATTTATGCTTCCGGGCCGGATAACAGTATTCCGCGTCAGCCCGACGATGGTTACTTCGATGTGATGGCCGACAACGAAGCGTGGAGGACCTACATCGCGAGTGACGATCAACTCGTCGTGCAGATCTCTCAACGATGGAGTGCGCGGGACGAAATCGCCACGCGCGCGGCGATCGGCGCAACGCTGCCCTTCGTGCTCGCTATTCCTTTCGCATCGCTTCTGATCGGCTGGTCGGTCAATCAGGTTCTGCGGGGCCTCGGCCGTCTTTCCTCGGAACTCGAAAAGAGAAGCATCGAAGCCAAAGACGTCCTCAGTCCGGATGGCGTTCCGACCGAGATCGCTCCGCTGATCGGCGCGATGAACTCTTTGATCATCCGACAACGACAAGCTGTCGAGACGCAACGCCGTTTTGTCGAGGACGCGGCCCACCAGCTCAGAACCCCTCTCGCCGCGCTTCAGCTTCAGGTCGACAATCTGTTTGAACATAATCTGGCTCGTCCCTTCCCGGACCTCGTGGCTGACCTCCGAGAGGGGATCGGGCGTGGAACCAGGCTGGTCGGTCAGCTTCTGCGAATGGCCAGGGCGGAATCGCCTTCGACGGGCGAGCAACAAGCGATGAGCGTCAGCGACGTCGTACGTGTCGTTGTCGGCGATTGTTTCCCTATCCTGGAAGCCAATGGTCTGACGATGGCGGTGAATTTGGATGAGGACATGAAAATCAAGGGAAATAGAGCCGATCTGGAGCTCCTCTTGCGAATTCTGATCGAGAATTCTATTTGTTATACGTCCTCGGGCGGATCAGTCACCATCACGGCGAAGTGGACCGCACAGGACGCTGTAATCGAGATTATCGATAGCGGCTGCGGAATCCCGGAGAGCGCGCTCCCATTCGTCTTCGACAGGTTTTTTCGCGCCGCGCCGCCGGATGTCGAAGGCGCCGGTTTGGGGCTTGCAATTGCGAAAGCCATTGCAGATCGAAATCGATTTGGTCTCTCCCTTCGAAATCGTCGAGACGCTGTCGGCCTGATCGCAGTGATCGAGTTTT
The sequence above is a segment of the Methylosinus trichosporium OB3b genome. Coding sequences within it:
- a CDS encoding helix-turn-helix domain-containing protein, giving the protein MEMRETLARILKKYRQAQGLSQEELGHRAELDRTYISSLERCVYSATVDAVERLAAALNIPALELLTPSNESAEPKSSSSASGEGDVAMSPAPSRNDVKPVRKGRRPAQMRAAVGKTPSP
- a CDS encoding FecR/PupR family sigma factor regulator; this translates as MATTVVHDDPIVDGALEWFARLRNEPVDATMQAAFEHWCSLSPRHAQEYRDLEAMWGSTAFRQATEWLQKNDATLVEALESGPRAAEAGARCCSS
- a CDS encoding response regulator transcription factor produces the protein MRALLIEDDEMFGKALVRGLRDNAMTVDWVRNGRDGYAALEQAEHTIVLLDIGLPDISGFDVLKAARKAGGSVPILIITARDGVESTVDGLDLGADDYIVKPFSLCALLARIRAVLRRVNGQAHSLLVSNEIILDPSTRVAIFRGVKGVLTAREYSLLYTLMKRPGAILSRSQIEERIYGWGEEVQSNAVDVLIHVLRKKFGKDIIRNVYGAGWMVTKDGP
- a CDS encoding ATP-binding protein, which translates into the protein MSSVRRTLIVRMTLLLTIVSLATASTSYVLAKGEANKFLDAQLAEVAMNAGPGLKEEVRRRHDHELEDRLVVQIWERSGTLIYASGPDNSIPRQPDDGYFDVMADNEAWRTYIASDDQLVVQISQRWSARDEIATRAAIGATLPFVLAIPFASLLIGWSVNQVLRGLGRLSSELEKRSIEAKDVLSPDGVPTEIAPLIGAMNSLIIRQRQAVETQRRFVEDAAHQLRTPLAALQLQVDNLFEHNLARPFPDLVADLREGIGRGTRLVGQLLRMARAESPSTGEQQAMSVSDVVRVVVGDCFPILEANGLTMAVNLDEDMKIKGNRADLELLLRILIENSICYTSSGGSVTITAKWTAQDAVIEIIDSGCGIPESALPFVFDRFFRAAPPDVEGAGLGLAIAKAIADRNRFGLSLRNRRDAVGLIAVIEFS